The genomic DNA AGGGCAAGCGGGTGGAGGGAAAGAGTGTCATGTGCTCCTTTACCCCCAGTGCTGCTCCACATAGACGCTGGCCCACAGAGCCACCTGGAGATTCGGGGCGCCGGGCTGCCACTGCCTGCCTACCGTGCACTGCAGCTGCACTTCCACTGGGGGGGCCCTGGTCGAGCAGGTTCAGAGCACAGCCTGGATGGGCAGCACCGCCCCATGGAGGTGGGCTTGGGTAGGGGGTAGGGTGGTAGGTGTGCCCTGTGGAAGGAGCAGCTGGTACCTCTCACGGTCTGTGCCTCTCCAGATGCACGTGGTCCACATGAACACGAGGTACCAGAGCATGGGGGAAGCTCGAGGTCACCCCGATGGGCTGGCTGTGCTGGCGGTGCTGTTAGTGGTAAGGGAGAGGTTGTGCAACTCCtggcagtgagggagggacagaggagttCTGTGACTCCTTGTGCTTCCCAGAAAGGGGGTCTGCAAAGGGAGCAGAGTGGGCCTGTGGAGTTTTGGTGGGGCTGTTGGGGGGAGTCTGTACGGTTTATAGGATTTAAAGGGTTCTGTGGGAGGATGGGGCCAAGGAGAGGTACCGGGTCTGCAGGgtcagtggggagggagggtgaccCTTCCCCCAGCAGATCTCCAAGCTGCCCCCACTGGGAGCCTACCCCCATCCCACTTACAGTCTCCTCTAGACCTCTCCCCACCTCAGATTTCCCCTTTGGAGACCCACCCACTCAGAGCCCTTCTCACttggagccccctccccaggagCAGGACACTGACAACGCCAACTTCTCCGTCCTGGTATCCAGCCTGAAGAATGTGTCTGAGCGCGGTGAGGAGCCATGGGGTCGCACCCGGGGCGCGGGGTTAGCTGGGGGCCAGGGTGGGCGGCTGGGCACAAGGAGGCCGATTGcaaccccacctcccctccccggcccagGAGTCTCTGTGAATCTGGCCTCCACCTTCCCGCTGGCCTCGCTGCTGCCGGGCGCCTCAGGCCTCTTGCGCTACTACCGCTACTCGGGGTCGCTAACCACGCCTGGCTGCCAGCCTGCGGTTGTCTGGACTGTCTTCGAGGACGCGGTACCCATTGGGCGCTCACAGGTGGGGCCCCCACCCTTTCCACTGGGCagctctgccctcttccctccctcccgcaGCCCCGGCCCACGTCTTAACCTGTCTCTGCTCCGAGCCCTCAGGTGGCCCAGTTCCAGACCATGCTCCAGGCTGGGCTCCCCGGCTCTCACCCTGCACTGCTCACCGAGAACTTCCGCCCGCAGCAGCCTCTCGGGGGTCGCAGGGTCTCGGCCTCTCCAGGTGCCTCCATCCGCGCAGCAGCCTCAGCGCCCGCCCCAACCCTAGCCCGTGTGCAGGCGGCTCTGCTGGGCCTGTGGCTCTGGCAGAGCCCCTAAGAACCAGATTCGACCCCTTCCCGCAATAAACGATACACAGAGTGACCTTGGCCTCACATAttttgcgggggtggggtgggaatacACTACCTCTCCCACGGAGGCGAGATTCCTGCCTGAATTCCACTGAGGCCTCAGTGTGCCTGCCATACAACAGGGGACCCCTGAGcgactctcccccaccccatcacagCCAGTCCCATACCTGTATCCagaacacacacacctccccagATCCCTCTGATCCCCCATTTCCAAGGAGAAAAACTAGCAGGTCTTGGAAACGCCACCTGTTAAAGTCTAATActacactttatttaaaaaaaaaaaaaaaagctggctgACCCCAGGACACTGTGCGCTATTAAATGATGACTTCAACTGACGTTTCCGAAGCCAGGAGGTGAGAAGCtactggttccaggctctgctgcAGGCTGTGCTAGGTGGGGTGGGTCCTGGTGACAAGGACAGCTAGTGAAGGGCTCCCTGTGCAAGGTGAAACCACTCCCCGGTGACACTGGGAAGTTAGGCTATGGAACCTGAGTGTAGGGTGACACTTTCTGGAGAGACAGTGGTGTCCAGGTGTCTGCCTGTGGTGAGGCTAAGTGAAAGGTTAAGTGTCCTTGGTGTCACTGTCCATAACGAAGCTTAGAGTCCCAAGAACATTGACTAGATGCCACTGTGCCCAGGCAATGTTGTCCAGTAAGAGTTTGGGTCTGTCAGCAGAGTGAAGCTGGCCAGGGACTAGCTGTGGTCCAGTTGATGCCCTGCAGACTGCGGTCGTATATCCAGGCGGCATTGCCCTGGGTGAGTCTGTGTCCAGGTAACAATGTCCCAGCAGCCCACATGTCCCTAACATCTATTGAGTAGTGTGTGGGTCACACACTATATCAGTGTCTGGAGGCCCAGCCTCCAGCCCAAGACCcttaatacaaaacaaatacaaacaaaaacctgtaacACCCTCCCCTGAGAAAGACCCTTGGGCTCTCCCGGAGGCTCTCTGGGAGGCTGCCACATACCTGGCCCAGACCCTTCTGCAGCTCTAAGGCCAGAAAGGTATCCACCCCTCTTCCAGCCCCCGACTCAGTCTCCAGCGAAGATCACTGGCTGCGCGGAGGCTCTCCGCACTCCCCAGACGTGACCCCCGACAGTCCTCAGCTTTGGCGCGTCCCGCCACCCACACCCTAATGCTGGAGCGCTAGCAGGCGGCTTCTGAGGACCCTTCTCCATCTACAAGGGTGGTGTATCTGTCCATATAAATAGATAGGAGGAGGGCACTTCCTGCACCTGGTCGCGCGCTACCCTCGGCAGGGCAGCCCTCAATCCCCGCCGCCCTGCGGGGCCCCTGGCGGCAGCGGCGTCTTCTTGAAGTTCTTCCGGGCCAGGGCCCGGTTCGCGCTGCCGTCGGCAGGGCCGTCCGGTGCGTCGTCGGCGTGCCTCGCGACCGTGGCCAGGGCGTTCATGGTGCCCAGAGCTCGCAGCAGGGTCGGGCCGCGGGGCGCGGCGCGGGGGACTGCGCGGGGCTCCCGGCGGGCGGACCGCGGCGGGGGCGGCAGCAGTGCGCGCAGGGCGTCCAGCTCGGCACGCAGCTCCGCGCGCAGCGCCTCGAGCCCCGCGCCCAGCTCCGCGCGCACTGCCGCCAGGCCCTCCTGAAGCCGCCGCTCGCTCACCTCCAGGACGCCCGCCGGGTAGGTGGCCCCACCGCGCGGCTCCCCGCACACAGAGCACACCGAGCCGCTGCTGCGCGCGTCCGCTCGCTCCCCTGCCCCCGGCGCCCGCGCCTCCCCCGCCGCAGCCCCTGCCCGCTCCACCAGCCGCAGCAGCCGGGGTGCGTCGGCCCGCGCCGCCGCCTCGGCCCGGATCTGGCCCCGCAGGCGAGCCAGGCGGCCCGGGGCGCGGGCTTCTTCAGGGCCTGGCCCGTTGGGCTGCGGCCCGTTGTCCCGCCGGCGGCCAGCGGCCCGTCGCAGCGCCTCGCTCGCGCCGTACACACTGCGCGCCTGGGCCCACGGGCGCCCGGGTTCCACCGCCATCCGTGCCGCAGCCGCCACCGCCACCGGCGCTGGGCCTGGCCGGGAGCTCCAGCCCGCAGCCTAGCGACCGCTGGGGCCCCGGCGACGCTCCGTGGAGAGGGCCCCCGGGATGGCTGTGGGAATGACTGAGGTctcgtgggggtgggggtggggggcgggcaatCTGGCCTGGGCCCGGGGAACTCCGACAGGGCGAGAGGGGGTGGTAGATGGAGCGCCAGGGAACGCGGGGGTGTGGGCAATGCAGGCAGCCTTGAGTGTGCTAGACCTGCTCAGGGGGACTGTGCTGTCGGTGGGTCCCAGCGTGGGTCGAGGAGCTTGGACCGGCTTTTGGGCAGGAGGTGACAGGATGTGGAATGAAGGCTGCAGAAGCCTAGGCGCCCAGACCAGAGTCAGGAAACAGGCTCACACCATATACTCCAAACTACTGTCCTGATCACAGTCAGGGGAAGGCAGGTGTGGTTATGGACCCACCTGTCCCCAGTCCTTCTCTCTGGCTAGGGCCACCACCTCCATACTATAGttcaggccccccacccccaccccccacagctgCAGGAATCCATCCTCCTCACAGGTACCTCCATTCAAGCCCTTCCTGGTCTAGGTATCTCCCTGCTGAGCCCCAGTCCTCAGGAAGCCACTGGATGACCTGGCCCACCCCACACTATTCTGGCCATGTCTTCTTTTACCTGCTCTAATCCAACAACCTCCACccctctgggcctttgctcaGGCCGTTTCTCTGCTGGGAAtgccccccgccacacacacacacacacacacacacacacacacacacgcacacacaccataTACCTGGCAGCTCCCACTCATCCCACTTCTGCAGGGCAGCCTTCTTTGGCCACCCCAGCTTCCAGCAGGTGACTCAGGCCCCACACCCACAGCCTGTTTAAATGGCTCTCTGTTCTCTGTCCACCTGGATTCACAGTAGGGGCCCTGTTGGATGCAGgagtaaatgagtgaatgagtctGGGGCTGAGCATCCTGGGTGGGGCAGGGCCGTTACCACCCACCCTAGTCAGCCAACGCACCTCCTCAGGCCTGGCATTCAAGACCCTCATGGTCACCTGTGCTGGCTTTTCTGTCCCTGCCACCTTTTCCATTGTGTGGGAGCTCCTCACTACTGCACTCCAGTCTTTCTCACCCTGGTGCCTTCACACATGCTGCCTGTGTCCATCACAGGGTCATGGGCAGTGCACTGTGGGCCCCTCTGGAGGGCAGTATCCCTCTACCCTGCGTGTTGTTCTCACTGAACCCTAGGGACTAGTTAGGACTCCGGGTGCCCTGGGAGCCTCCCCAGTGAAttgtggggagggagggtctgGCGTGGGTcctggctgggctgggagggagaTGGCAAGGCAGCCACTGGGACCTGTGTCCCTAGATCCCACAGGGGCCTAGCCTCTATGCAgctctgtgcctgtgtgtgtgtgtgtgtgtgtgtgtgtgtgtgtgtgtgtgtgattgaggATGCTGCCAACCCCGTTCTTTGGCAGTCCTCGCCCTGGCCACCATGAATGCTCCTAGATCCcctctattcattcattcattcattcattcattcgtttgttgGTTGCAGCCTGTCTCTCTGGAAGGTATAAGGAGAGGTGAGAATTTGGCACTCTGTCAACCccagacaacccccccccccattcctgctGAGTCACCGGGCCCCCTGGGACTTCTAGCATCTGTTTCTACTGGTCCCTAGAGCCTCGTTAACGATACTCTTGCCCTCCTCCCCTTAGTAATTAAAATACTGCAGGCCAAAATACCCTGGATTCCTTCCCCAGGCCTGCTAGAGTCAAGCTGTATGACCCAGGGGCtctgccttctctgagcctcacctaTGAAATGAAGGAAACCCCTAAGATCCCTGGGAGGGGACAGCAGGAGGGCTGGAAAAGGCTGGGGAGAGCAGAGGTAGACAGACTCCAGATTTGTGATGTGGTATGAGAGCCAGgaagggcagagctgggctgcCTGGGGAGACAGGGGCTATGAGGTTTTCCCTGACTGTTGAGGCTGATGGAGAGATGTGATATGAACAAAGCCTTTGCTGCGGCGAGGAGTTCACGATCCTACAGGTGCTGCAGGATGAGGTCATGGCTGGTGGTAGAGTCCCAGAGTCAGGTTGTGAAGCATGACAGATTGCACAGGAGCAAGTGTAGAGTGGGAAGGGAGGCCCCAGGGACCCCGACGAGCCCTGAGGAGGGCTGCAGAGGTATTGGTGAGGAGTGAACAGGCAGCTGTGGTCAACATGACCCTGAAGCCCCTGAGGTCAAATCCAGCAATGGTCAAGAAATAGGttgtggtggggcgcctgggtggctcagtcggttaagcggccgacttcggctcaggtcatgatctcgcggtccgtgagttcgagccccacgtcgggctctgtgctgacagctcagagcctggagcctgtttcagattctgtgtctccatctctctgaccttcccccgctcatgctctgtctgtctctgttcaaaaataaataaacgttaaaaaaaaaaattaaaaaaaaaaaaaaaagaaataggttgtGGAGACCCCAGCCCGAGCTTCATGGGTGGAGGGGCCAGCAGAAGCTGAAGATTAGAGGTGGGGGAATAGGTTGGGGAGCCCTTGCCCCAGGCTGGTTGGTCAGAACAGAGGTAGC from Prionailurus viverrinus isolate Anna chromosome D3, UM_Priviv_1.0, whole genome shotgun sequence includes the following:
- the LOC125148605 gene encoding carbonic anhydrase 15-like isoform X3; its protein translation is MELRESPDCCPSSQFPVHCPQAPGATTPRTQSVVRTECHVRLYGISLCPVATRHSDASMNQKQCACQASLVSAGPTHWKEMAPACGGPAQSPINIDLHLVQRDPTLGPFILQGYNTAPPGPWTLENDGHTVLLHIDAGPQSHLEIRGAGLPLPAYRALQLHFHWGGPGRAGSEHSLDGQHRPMEMHVVHMNTRYQSMGEARGHPDGLAVLAVLLVPPPQEQDTDNANFSVLVSSLKNVSERGVSVNLASTFPLASLLPGASGLLRYYRYSGSLTTPGCQPAVVWTVFEDAVPIGRSQVAQFQTMLQAGLPGSHPALLTENFRPQQPLGGRRVSASPGASIRAAASAPAPTLARVQAALLGLWLWQSP
- the LOC125148605 gene encoding carbonic anhydrase 15-like isoform X1, encoding MELRESPDCCPSSQFPVHCPQAPGATTPRTQSVVRTECHVRLYGISLCPVATRHSDASMNQKQCACQASLVSAGPTHWKEMAPACGGPAQSPINIDLHLVQRDPTLGPFILQGYNTAPPGPWTLENDGHTVLLHIDAGPQSHLEIRGAGLPLPAYRALQLHFHWGGPGRAGSEHSLDGQHRPMEMHVVHMNTRYQSMGEARGHPDGLAVLAVLLVPPPQEQDTDNANFSVLVSSLKNVSERGVSVNLASTFPLASLLPGASGLLRYYRYSGSLTTPGCQPAVVWTVFEDAVPIGRSQVGPPPFPLGSSALFPPSRSPGPRLNLSLLRALRWPSSRPCSRLGSPALTLHCSPRTSARSSLSGVAGSRPLQVPPSAQQPQRPPQP
- the LOC125148605 gene encoding carbonic anhydrase 15-like isoform X5 — encoded protein: MRSPGFALAFLTVPLVVCGDSEGTWCYDSQDPKCGEDRVSCPTHWKEMAPACGGPAQSPINIDLHLVQRDPTLGPFILQGYNTAPPGPWTLENDGHTVLLHIDAGPQSHLEIRGAGLPLPAYRALQLHFHWGGPGRAGSEHSLDGQHRPMEMHVVHMNTRYQSMGEARGHPDGLAVLAVLLVPPPQEQDTDNANFSVLVSSLKNVSERGVSVNLASTFPLASLLPGASGLLRYYRYSGSLTTPGCQPAVVWTVFEDAVPIGRSQPSGGPVPDHAPGWAPRLSPCTAHRELPPAAASRGSQGLGLSRCLHPRSSLSARPNPSPCAGGSAGPVALAEPLRTRFDPFPQ
- the LOC125148605 gene encoding carbonic anhydrase 15-like isoform X4, with the protein product MELRESPDCCPSSQFPVHCPQAPGATTPRTQSVVRTECHVRLYGISLCPVATRHSDASMNQKQCACQASLVSAGPTHWKEMAPACGGPAQSPINIDLHLVQRDPTLGPFILQGYNTAPPGPWTLENDGHTVLLHIDAGPQSHLEIRGAGLPLPAYRALQLHFHWGGPGRAGSEHSLDGQHRPMEMHVVHMNTRYQSMGEARGHPDGLAVLAVLLVEQDTDNANFSVLVSSLKNVSERGVSVNLASTFPLASLLPGASGLLRYYRYSGSLTTPGCQPAVVWTVFEDAVPIGRSQVAQFQTMLQAGLPGSHPALLTENFRPQQPLGGRRVSASPGASIRAAASAPAPTLARVQAALLGLWLWQSP
- the LOC125148605 gene encoding carbonic anhydrase 15-like isoform X2, whose protein sequence is MELRESPDCCPSSQFPVHCPQAPGATTPRTQSVVRTECHVRLYGISLCPVATRHSDASMNQKQCACQASLVSAGPTHWKEMAPACGGPAQSPINIDLHLVQRDPTLGPFILQGYNTAPPGPWTLENDGHTVLLHIDAGPQSHLEIRGAGLPLPAYRALQLHFHWGGPGRAGSEHSLDGQHRPMEMHVVHMNTRYQSMGEARGHPDGLAVLAVLLVEQDTDNANFSVLVSSLKNVSERGVSVNLASTFPLASLLPGASGLLRYYRYSGSLTTPGCQPAVVWTVFEDAVPIGRSQVGPPPFPLGSSALFPPSRSPGPRLNLSLLRALRWPSSRPCSRLGSPALTLHCSPRTSARSSLSGVAGSRPLQVPPSAQQPQRPPQP
- the LOC125149611 gene encoding protein FAM246B-like; the encoded protein is MAVEPGRPWAQARSVYGASEALRRAAGRRRDNGPQPNGPGPEEARAPGRLARLRGQIRAEAAARADAPRLLRLVERAGAAAGEARAPGAGERADARSSGSVCSVCGEPRGGATYPAGVLEVSERRLQEGLAAVRAELGAGLEALRAELRAELDALRALLPPPPRSARREPRAVPRAAPRGPTLLRALGTMNALATVARHADDAPDGPADGSANRALARKNFKKTPLPPGAPQGGGD